The Deltaproteobacteria bacterium sequence GTGATGTAAATGGTGATGGATACAGTGACGTCATAGTGGGAGCGTATGATTATAATAACGGCCGGGCTTACGTGTTTCATGGCAGTTCCTCAAGCGGTCTTTCTACCTCCCCGGACAGCACGGTATATACTGAGGGCACTAATGCCGATCTTGGCTATTCTGTGTCCACGGCCGGAGACGTGAATGGCGACGGTTACAGTGATGTCATTATCGGGGCGCCGCGGTACTTGAATGGCTGAGCCTTTGTGTTTCACGGCTCAAGTACAGGACTGCCCGCCGGGCCCATTGCCGCTGAAACCAGTGCAGATACTATACTAAACACCGGCGATAGTCCGGACGATTTCGGCTGGTCAGTGTCCACGGCCGGTGATGTGAATGGTGATGGGTACACTGATGTCATTGTCGGCATGCCGAATTCTATGAACGGCGATGCCCATGTGTATTTGGGGTCAGATGGGGGATTAAGCGAAAGCAGTGTCTGGTCCAAATCCGGCAGCGGCGGTGAGTTTGGTTATTCCGTATCCACGGCTGGAGACGTAAACGGGGACGGGTACGCCGATGTCCTTGTCGGGGAACGCTATTATAGCGATGGCAAGGGCAGAATGTACCTGTACCTCGGCTCTCCTTCAGGGATAAACCTTTTAAAAACCGGAGAAGGTTACGATTATGGCGACGAATTGGGTATCTCCGTATCCACGGCCGGTGATGTCAATGGTGACGGTTATAGCGACATCATAATCGGGGCGAATCGCTATACCAACGGCCAGAGTGATGAAGGCGCGGCCTATGTGATTTACGGCTCGCCGTCAGGACTTGCTTCTTCTCCCGACTGGGTAGTAAGCGGCTCACAATCCGGAGAAGAGCTCGGAGTTTCTGTATCTTATGCTGGCGACGTTAATGGCGATGGCTTTAGCGATGTCATCGTCGGGGCGCAATATTATGACGGCGGCCAGAGCAATGAAGGCCGGGCTCTGGTCTTTCATGGTTCTTCCACCGGCCCTTCCACCACCGCGGACTGGGAGGTAGATAGCGATTTTGGCGATGCCTGGTTTGGTTACTCCGTTAGCACGGCTGGTGATGTGAATGGCGATGGTTATAGTGATGTCATTGTTGGGGCTTATCACTATGCTAATCCTGACTCATACGAGGGAGCGGCCTTTGTCTATCACGGTTCAGCATCCGGCCTGTCAACCACGCCTGACTGGCAGGTTGAAGGTAACCAGGTCAATGCCTATTATGGAATCTCTGTTAGCACGGCGGGCGATGTGAATGGCGATGGATTTAGCGACATCATTGTAGGCGCGCAGGGTTACACGAACGGTGAGTCCTCTGAGGGTATGGCCTTTGTTTACCACGGTTCAGCATCGGGCCTGTTAACCACGCCTGACTGGACTGCGGAAAGCAATCAAGCCGATGCCTATTTTGGCTCTTCCGTTTCTACGGCTGGCGATGTGGATGGTGACGGCTTTAGCGATGTCATTATCGGGGCCATTGCTTATGGCACCGACGGCCGGGCTTTTGTCTATCATGGCTCGTCAGGGGGCCTGTCCACAATTGCTGATTGGACCAAGGACGGTGAAGGCAGTGTCAGTATTTATGACCGTTTTGGCTATTCCGTGTCCACAGCGGGTGATGTGAATGGGGACGGTTTCAGTGATGTCATCGTGGGAGCTCCTTTGTATAGCAACAGCGCTGGTCGTGCTTATGTCTTTCACGGTTCCGGAACCGGTCTTTCGACATCTGTCAATTGGACTTTAGATGGTTACCAAATGAATACCCTCATGGGACTCTCCGTATCCACGGCGGGTGATGTGAATGGGGACGGATACAGCGATGTCATCGTGGGAGCGCCGGGTTTGGACACTGAAGGCACTGATGCGGGTGAGGCCTATGTATTTCACGGATCTGCTTCAGGGCTTTCCGGCGCGCCCAATGCCGTAGCCGGTGACGCGGACTGGAGTGATGGAGATTATCAAGGCGGCGCTGGTTATGGAAATTCGGTATCCACGGCCGGTGATGTAAATGGTGACGGGTATAGCGATATTATTGTTGGGTCTAAAGATTATGTTGTAACCACGCTTGATGAAGGTCGTGCCTATCTTTACTATGGTAATAATGGAGACGGCCTGGATAGAAAGCCCAGGCAGTTTCAGACCGATGGCGCTACTCGCATAGATCATCTGGGTGTATCCGATTCTATTAACTCTTTTAAGGCTTCAGCTCTTGGCCGGTCCCCCATGGGC is a genomic window containing:
- a CDS encoding VCBS repeat-containing protein; its protein translation is MFHGSSTGLPAGPIAAETSADTILNTGDSPDDFGWSVSTAGDVNGDGYTDVIVGMPNSMNGDAHVYLGSDGGLSESSVWSKSGSGGEFGYSVSTAGDVNGDGYADVLVGERYYSDGKGRMYLYLGSPSGINLLKTGEGYDYGDELGISVSTAGDVNGDGYSDIIIGANRYTNGQSDEGAAYVIYGSPSGLASSPDWVVSGSQSGEELGVSVSYAGDVNGDGFSDVIVGAQYYDGGQSNEGRALVFHGSSTGPSTTADWEVDSDFGDAWFGYSVSTAGDVNGDGYSDVIVGAYHYANPDSYEGAAFVYHGSASGLSTTPDWQVEGNQVNAYYGISVSTAGDVNGDGFSDIIVGAQGYTNGESSEGMAFVYHGSASGLLTTPDWTAESNQADAYFGSSVSTAGDVDGDGFSDVIIGAIAYGTDGRAFVYHGSSGGLSTIADWTKDGEGSVSIYDRFGYSVSTAGDVNGDGFSDVIVGAPLYSNSAGRAYVFHGSGTGLSTSVNWTLDGYQMNTLMGLSVSTAGDVNGDGYSDVIVGAPGLDTEGTDAGEAYVFHGSASGLSGAPNAVAGDADWSDGDYQGGAGYGNSVSTAGDVNGDGYSDIIVGSKDYVVTTLDEGRAYLYYGNNGDGLDRKPRQFQTDGATRIDHLGVSDSINSFKASALGRSPMGRSSVALELEVKSLGTAFDGTGTTTSTMQDSGLTGYEFIEDATGLSSYTPYHWRARIRYSIGDPMGQAAGPWFSPFPNGWEEADLRTDYYTLTIDITPVGGGEVVSSDGGIDCPGDCAENYASGANVTLTAQNPAVGYEFNQWSGDLTGS